A genomic region of Fundulus heteroclitus isolate FHET01 chromosome 24, MU-UCD_Fhet_4.1, whole genome shotgun sequence contains the following coding sequences:
- the LOC105936501 gene encoding ankyrin repeat domain-containing protein 10 produces MQHYPLFPLCLKVSSESRSAPEKRFYPPLSGNSYLMSVGVGAELSRDEWFFKQFPIHRACRDGDLLALMSLLEQLSNQTHLTAEDSCYGWTPIHWAAHYGQLECVVRLVQLGCEVNTVTSRFNQTPTHTAAFGGHPHCVVWLTQAGADINKQDCVGEAPIHKAARSGSLECIQVLLIAGAEPHLRNASGQTAADLARAHGFHDCFCVIANAQTQLCQLSVLRDCAPCGQGQHCRKRQLCVKESHYIKKARRAEALVQSAVSEEVEAMSTELSSDADTKAFLGQPSPASQLENTAPHDRCLSPPSGPPSSADMCGSLHLSGSPGGSGSDRPERWRLAGADCGDSLLYGHYHGFGDTAEDLSDISGLQPVAGAVHLYHGS; encoded by the exons ATGCAGCATTATCCCCTTTTTCCTTTGTGTTTGAAAGTCTCCTCTGAGAGCAGAAGTGCCCCAGAGAAACGCTTTTATCCTCCTCTCAGCGGGAACAGCTATCTTATGTCTGTGGGAGTGGGAGCCGAACTGTCTCGTGATGAGTGGTTTTTTAAGCAGTTTCCCATCCACCGCGCGTGCCGGGATGGAGATCTTCTGGCTTTGATGTcattgttggagcagctgtcaAACCAGACTCATCTGACCGCGGAGGACTCCTGCTATGGATGGACTCCCATTCACTGGGCTGCCCACTATGGACAG TTGGAGTGCGTGGTGCGCCTGGTGCAGCTGGGCTGTGAGGTGAACACGGTGACGAGCCGCTTCAACCAGACGCCCACCCACACCGCCGCCTTCGGGGGACACCCTCACTGCGTGGTGTGGCTGACTCAGGCCGGGGCCGACATCAACAAACAG GACTGTGTTGGTGAGGCCCCCATCCACAAGGCCGCTCGCTCCGGAAGCTTGGAGTGTATCCAGGTCCTGCTGATAGCCGGAGCAGAACCGCA tttAAGGAACGCCAGCGGACAGACGGCAGCCGACTTGGCCCGAGCTCACGGCTTCCACGACTGCTTCTGCGTCATCGCCAACGCCCAGACACAGCTGTGCCAGCTCAGTGTGCTGCGAGACTGCGCCCCCTGTGGCCAGGGCCAGCACTGCAGGAAGAGGCAGCTGTGCGTCAAGGAGAGTCATTACATCAAGAAGGCCAGGAGAGCAGAAG CGTTGGTGCAAAGCGCCGTCAGTGAGGAGGTGGAGGCCATGAGCACGGAGCTTAGCTCAG ATGCAGACACCAAAGCGTTCCTTGGTCAGCCCAGCCCAGCCTCACAGCTGGAGAACACGGCGCCACATGACCGCTGCCTCTCTCCGCCGTCTGGTCCGCCCAGTTCGGCCGACATGTGCGGCTCGCTGCATTTGAGCGGCAGCCCCGGCGGTTCTGGCTCCGACCGGCCGGAGCGCTGGCGGCTGGCGGGAGCCGACTGCGGCGACTCGCTGCTTTACGGACACTACCACGGCTTTGGAGACACGGCCGAGGACCTGAGCGACATCAGCGGCCTGCAGCCTGTGGCCGGGGCTGTCCACCTCTACCACGGCTCATAG
- the LOC105936502 gene encoding heat shock factor 2-binding protein codes for MSAFYGGKSVDPHHKDAFVRVRKRDLEKLTTEVMQLREFLPRVLSGDLTEMLHKARRAETKKEHLEQEQNQLRQECSHLQSRLDAAQSECQKEREEKLLMREQLWQSGAELQQQADFCSTMGAAACSLLWSCSSREETVTAWLADGKLPSFLTVAAQTLESFVKSMDDEMKTEEPGSHEHQFVLALAGTITNVAAVTCGRDFLCSSGHALLDTLMKLLQLMKPAVFPKLKVLMLMALYNVSISIKGLKYITDNKDLIPLFWTLLDAEHWEVSLHCLRLLQSVLLEEDVLVLLGSSLLDPDLQDRVSRLTSSGQPNLRAIAQQTLEDLQALQGPVR; via the exons ATGTCAGCTTTCTATGGTGGGAAGTCTGTGGACCCGCATCATAAG GATGCTTTTGTCAGAGTCCGGAAAAGGGATTTAGAGAAATTGACAACCGAAGTCATGCAGCTGAGAGAGTTCCTGCCCAGAGTCCTGAGTGGTGATCTGACAGAAATGCTTCACAAAGCCCGAAGAGCGGAGACGA AGAAGGAACACCTTGAGCAGGAACAGAATCAGCTGAGGCAGGAGTGCTCGCATCTTCAGTCCCGGCTGGACGCAGCACAGAGCGAAtgtcagaaagagagagag GAGAAGCTGCTGATGCGTGAGCAGCTGTGGCAGAGCGGagcggagctgcagcagcaggcagaCTTCTGCTCCACCATGGGAGCCGCGGCctgcagcctgctctggagctgCTCGTCCAGGGAGGAGACGGTGACCGCCTGGCTGGCTGAC GGAAAGCTTCCCTCCTTCCTGACGGTAGCTGCACAGACTCTGGAGAGTTTCGTCAAGTCCATGGATGACGAGATGAAAACCGAGGAGCCTGGTTCCCATGAGCACCAGTTTGTGCTGGCTCTGGCTGGGACCATCACAA ACGTAGCAGCAGTGACCTGTGGGCGGGACTTCCTGTGCAGCTCAGGACACGCCCTGCTGGACACGctgatgaagctgctgcagctgatgAAGCCGGCCGTCTTCCCCAAGCTCAAAGT gttgaTGCTGATGGCTTTGTACAATGTGAGCATCAGCATCAAAGGACTGAAGTACATCACTGACAATAAAGATCTGATTCCACTCTTCTGGACGCTGCTGGATG CTGAGCACTGGGAGGTGAGTCTCCACTGTCTGCGCCTCCTCCAGTCGGTGTTGCTGGAGGAGGATGTTCTGGTCCTTCTCGGCTCCTCTCTGCTGGATCCAGACCTCCAGGATCGGGTCAGCCGGCTCACCTCCAGCGGGCAGCCCAACCTTAGAGCCATCGCTCAGCAGACGCTGGAGGACCTGCAGGCCCTCCAAG GCCCAGTGAGATAG
- the cryaa gene encoding alpha-crystallin A chain, giving the protein MDIAIQHPWFRRALGSIYPGRLFDQFFGEGIFDYDLFPYTSSTISPYYRHSLFRNLLDSSSSGISEVRSDRDKFTVYLDVKHFSPDEINVKVTDDYLEIQGKHGERQDDHGYISREFHRRYRLPSTIDQSSISCTLSADGLLTLTGPKVLGGSESGRGERSIPVTRDDKTNAASSS; this is encoded by the exons ATGGATATTGCCATCCAGCACCCCTGGTTTCGCCGCGCTTTGGGCTCCATCTACCCTGGCCGACTCTTTGACCAGTTTTTTGGAGAGGGAATTTTTGACTACGACCTTTTCCCCTACACCTCCTCCACCATCAGCCCCTATTACAGACACTCACTCTTCCGCAACCTTCTAGATTCTTCCAGCTCTGGGATCTCTGAG GTGAGGTCTGACAGAGACAAGTTTACAGTCTACCTGGACGTCAAGCACTTCTCGCCCGATGAGATCAATGTAAAGGTGACTGACGACTACCTGGAGATCCAGGGCAAGCACGGAGAAAGACAG GACGACCACGGCTACATCTCCCGCGAGTTTCATCGCCGCTACCGCCTGCCCTCCACCATCGACCAGTCATCCATCAGCTGCACCCTGTCTGCTGACGGTCTGCTGACTCTCACCGGTCCAAAGGTGTTGGGGGGGAGTGAGTCCGGTCGTGGCGAGCGCAGCATCCCTGTCACCCGTGACGACAAGACCAATGCTGCTTCCTCTTCTTAG